In Numidum massiliense, a single genomic region encodes these proteins:
- a CDS encoding GntP family permease — protein MFELFGLLLSLALLVFLTMRGINIIVSAIACSILLALTNHLNVEQALTDYYMNGFTGFLASWFLIFMVGAVFGQFMLETKAADAIAEWISRTFGPERAVFAVVAACAIMTYGGVSVFIVGFTLYPIAVALFQKANLPHRFIPAALVFGSISFTMTSPGSPEVQNLIPTEYFQTTPTAGGVIGVLIGLLIMVAGGLALGRMVRKAKAQGEGFQLPVKQQQLFARDEKGEATLPHPLLSLIPLLAVVVLLNILAQFMAASTAALLSLSVGVALIILINYKFLRKFWDPWATGTQNALIATANTCAVVGFGSVAAEATSFQAIVDSLVHIPASPLLGLAIGVTVISGITGSATGGLGIALPLLAPIYMAQGLDPGAMHRVSALASGGLDSLPHNGYVVTTVRVICGETHERAYKPIFMLSVVIPTLAVLLSVLLYTIF, from the coding sequence TTGTTCGAGTTGTTCGGGTTGCTTCTGTCGCTGGCGCTACTCGTTTTTTTGACGATGCGCGGCATTAACATCATCGTGTCGGCCATCGCTTGTTCGATCTTGTTAGCCCTTACGAATCATTTGAATGTCGAACAAGCGCTCACCGACTATTATATGAATGGCTTTACAGGCTTCCTCGCTTCGTGGTTTTTAATTTTTATGGTCGGAGCGGTGTTCGGGCAGTTTATGCTGGAAACGAAGGCGGCGGATGCGATTGCCGAATGGATAAGTCGCACATTCGGCCCAGAACGCGCCGTGTTCGCGGTCGTCGCCGCGTGCGCCATTATGACGTACGGCGGAGTGAGTGTGTTTATCGTCGGGTTTACGCTTTACCCGATTGCGGTAGCGTTGTTTCAAAAAGCGAATTTGCCGCACCGTTTCATTCCTGCCGCACTCGTTTTCGGTTCGATTTCATTCACGATGACATCTCCCGGCTCGCCCGAGGTGCAAAACTTAATTCCGACAGAGTATTTTCAGACGACGCCGACGGCGGGTGGGGTGATCGGCGTCCTCATCGGTTTGTTAATTATGGTGGCAGGGGGTCTCGCTCTCGGGAGGATGGTCAGAAAAGCAAAGGCGCAGGGAGAAGGATTTCAGCTTCCCGTAAAACAGCAGCAACTGTTTGCGCGTGACGAAAAAGGCGAGGCGACGTTACCCCACCCGCTGTTGTCGCTCATCCCGTTACTTGCCGTCGTTGTCTTACTTAATATACTGGCCCAGTTCATGGCCGCGTCGACAGCGGCTCTCCTTTCACTCTCTGTGGGTGTCGCCTTGATTATATTAATTAATTATAAGTTTTTGCGTAAATTTTGGGATCCGTGGGCAACGGGGACGCAGAACGCGCTCATTGCGACCGCCAATACGTGTGCCGTCGTCGGCTTCGGCAGTGTCGCCGCCGAGGCAACCTCGTTTCAAGCGATTGTCGACTCACTCGTGCACATTCCCGCTTCGCCGCTACTCGGTTTAGCGATCGGCGTCACGGTGATCAGCGGCATTACCGGCTCAGCGACAGGCGGGTTGGGGATCGCTTTGCCGCTGCTGGCTCCCATTTACATGGCACAAGGCTTAGACCCGGGGGCGATGCACCGCGTGTCGGCTTTGGCGTCGGGCGGTTTAGATTCGCTTCCGCACAACGGGTATGTCGTAACGACGGTAAGAGTCATTTGCGGCGAAACACATGAAAGGGCATACAAGCCGATTTTTATGTTAAGTGTGGTCATTCCGACGCTAGCTGTGTTACTCTCGGTGCTATTGTACACTATTTTTTGA
- a CDS encoding DIP1984 family protein, producing MRVKLAEALILRADCQTRVEQLRERLETNAKVQEGETPAEDPKELLQELDECVTELTTLIKRINKTNVSVAFDDVRTLADALADRDMLALKRSVLESLNDEAGMRHNRYSRSEIKYTATVNVVELQKQMDHLAKQYRELDMNIQATNWRTELV from the coding sequence ATGCGAGTGAAACTAGCGGAAGCGCTCATTTTGCGCGCTGATTGTCAGACGAGAGTCGAACAATTACGCGAGCGGTTGGAGACAAATGCGAAAGTGCAGGAAGGGGAAACGCCTGCCGAAGACCCGAAAGAATTACTGCAAGAGTTAGATGAATGCGTGACTGAACTGACAACGCTCATTAAGCGCATTAATAAAACGAACGTCAGTGTCGCGTTTGACGACGTGCGCACGCTCGCCGATGCGTTAGCGGACCGGGATATGCTCGCACTGAAACGGAGTGTGTTAGAGTCGCTCAACGATGAAGCAGGCATGCGCCATAATCGCTACAGTCGTTCGGAAATAAAGTACACGGCGACGGTGAACGTCGTCGAGTTGCAAAAGCAAATGGACCACTTGGCGAAACAGTATCGCGAGTTGGACATGAACATTCAAGCGACGAATTGGCGTACGGAACTCGTGTAA
- a CDS encoding DUF2399 domain-containing protein, whose product MDDDISSNVTTFGLTVGASGADAVDATIPFPARDYPFVLTLRHLRQAWQWVCARPLYVVENPSVFSAIIDAWEGEGICSRPQLALTRGQPHVAALQLLDQ is encoded by the coding sequence ATGGATGATGACATTTCTTCAAACGTGACGACATTTGGGCTAACGGTTGGGGCAAGTGGTGCGGATGCAGTAGATGCGACTATTCCATTCCCAGCGCGCGATTACCCATTCGTACTGACACTGCGCCATTTACGCCAGGCGTGGCAATGGGTGTGTGCACGGCCGCTGTACGTCGTGGAAAATCCGTCCGTGTTCAGCGCGATCATCGATGCGTGGGAAGGAGAGGGGATATGTTCACGACCGCAACTTGCGTTAACTAGGGGACAGCCCCATGTCGCTGCCCTACAGTTACTCGATCAATAG
- a CDS encoding sigma 54-interacting transcriptional regulator has product MSDHPFFRVKPWMNPRVQTVAPDDTVARAMSKLAASERDELPVIAEKGQLIGVLSLSHCVKQMADGLETVRVQRIMSHSFKTLHLSDLFPAHEIETVYITDSDNRLLGVIGRPEQKRRYHMLQALLAEKEKTITLLNVCFDTVYEGLCIVDKKGIIRMFNDAYSRYVGVAKEKAIGRPAEEVIERTRLPVVLETGIPERNQAHQIEGQDIVVHRIPIWRDGNIIGAIGVLMFEGVSEVYNILERMHRFHRDREEKTSVALEPPSPKKSPISFEHILGFSEPITLTKKMARRAAKSTAAILLLGESGVGKELFAKAIHHGSAVREGPFISVNCAAIPETLLESELFGYAEGAFTGSKRRGKPGKFELAHGGTLFLDEIGDMPLAMQAKILRVLQENEVERVGGTQPIPIDFRLIAATNQPLKEMVRQGTFREDLFYRLNVIPIHIPPLRERKEDIPLLLSEILQKKCAAYGMPFKEIHKDALDRLLTYEWPGNVRELVHFLERLVVLVDRQRVFLEDLPPEIAASADSVAASGWRQAEPTRTTANAQLADADVGVEKDNLLRALEKAHGNKSAAAKMLGISRSTLYNKLWRHGIH; this is encoded by the coding sequence ATGTCCGACCACCCCTTTTTTCGCGTCAAACCGTGGATGAATCCCCGTGTACAAACAGTGGCGCCCGACGATACCGTCGCACGCGCCATGTCTAAACTGGCTGCGTCTGAGCGCGACGAGCTACCCGTCATCGCCGAAAAAGGGCAGCTCATCGGTGTGTTGTCGCTCTCTCATTGCGTAAAACAGATGGCGGACGGCTTGGAGACTGTCCGCGTGCAAAGGATCATGAGTCATTCTTTTAAAACGCTGCACCTTAGCGACCTATTCCCGGCGCACGAAATTGAAACCGTCTACATCACTGATTCCGACAACAGATTACTCGGCGTGATCGGTAGACCCGAACAAAAACGTCGCTATCACATGCTACAGGCGTTACTAGCCGAGAAAGAGAAGACGATTACGTTACTAAACGTCTGTTTTGACACCGTTTACGAAGGGTTGTGCATCGTCGACAAAAAAGGGATTATCCGCATGTTTAACGACGCCTACAGCCGCTATGTCGGCGTCGCCAAAGAAAAAGCGATCGGTCGACCGGCCGAAGAGGTCATTGAACGCACGCGTCTGCCTGTCGTCTTAGAAACTGGTATACCGGAAAGAAACCAGGCACACCAAATTGAAGGCCAAGACATTGTCGTTCATCGCATCCCGATATGGCGAGACGGCAATATTATCGGTGCGATCGGCGTGCTCATGTTCGAAGGGGTGTCAGAGGTGTATAATATATTGGAGCGCATGCACCGCTTCCACCGAGATCGAGAAGAGAAGACGTCGGTCGCTTTGGAACCGCCTTCACCAAAAAAGTCGCCCATTTCGTTTGAGCATATTTTAGGGTTCAGTGAGCCGATCACCTTAACGAAAAAGATGGCCCGCCGCGCGGCGAAATCGACGGCCGCGATTTTACTTCTCGGGGAAAGCGGCGTCGGCAAAGAACTGTTCGCCAAAGCCATTCACCATGGGAGTGCCGTACGCGAAGGTCCTTTTATAAGCGTCAACTGTGCGGCTATCCCCGAGACGTTACTCGAATCGGAGTTGTTTGGCTATGCCGAAGGGGCGTTCACTGGGTCGAAACGGCGGGGAAAACCGGGAAAGTTTGAACTTGCGCACGGAGGGACGCTTTTTCTCGACGAAATCGGCGATATGCCGCTGGCGATGCAAGCGAAAATCCTCCGCGTCCTGCAAGAAAACGAAGTGGAACGCGTCGGGGGCACGCAGCCGATTCCTATCGACTTTCGCCTCATTGCCGCCACTAATCAGCCACTAAAGGAAATGGTGCGCCAAGGTACGTTTAGGGAAGATTTATTCTACCGGTTAAACGTTATTCCAATCCACATCCCCCCTCTGCGCGAGCGAAAAGAGGACATCCCACTCCTCCTGTCCGAAATACTGCAAAAAAAGTGCGCCGCGTACGGGATGCCGTTTAAAGAAATTCATAAAGACGCCCTCGATCGTCTACTCACCTATGAGTGGCCGGGAAATGTGCGGGAGCTCGTGCACTTTTTGGAAAGACTCGTCGTACTCGTCGACCGGCAGCGCGTCTTTCTCGAAGACTTACCGCCAGAAATCGCCGCCTCTGCCGACTCCGTCGCTGCTAGCGGTTGGCGTCAAGCGGAACCCACGAGGACAACAGCAAATGCACAATTAGCGGATGCAGATGTAGGTGTGGAAAAAGACAATCTACTTAGGGCACTGGAAAAAGCCCACGGCAACAAATCTGCGGCAGCAAAAATGCTCGGCATCTCCCGTTCGACGTTGTACAACAAATTGTGGCGTCACGGTATCCACTGA
- a CDS encoding CoA-acylating methylmalonate-semialdehyde dehydrogenase, whose translation MTVAVKTIRNFINGNWVEVAGAKLEDVPNPATGETIAQVPLSSQEDVDQAVAVAKEAYETWRTVPVPQRTRILYAYHQLLTKNNEELAEIITLENGKSLTDARGEVQRGIEVVEMATATPTLMMEDGLANIAAGIDGGIYRYPLGVVAGITPFNFPMMVPLWMFPLAIACGNTFVLKPSERTPILAEHLVNYMMEAGLPAGVLNVVHGAHDVVNGLLTHEDVAAISFVGSQPVAEHVYKTGAAHGKRVQALAGAKNHAIVMPDCHMEKTVQGILAAAFGSSGERCMACSVVVALEEVADELVAQLVAGAKELKVGDGMDEAAFFGPLIREAHRDRVASYVDRGVAEGASLLLDGRVVEVGAGYYLGATIFDHVTPEMAIWRDEIFGPVLSVVRVKNLEEGIALVNRSQFANGAVIYTSSGKSVQQFRDAIDAGMIGVNVNVPAPMAFFAFAGNKASFYGDLGTNGRDGVQFYTRKKVVTQRWF comes from the coding sequence ATGACGGTAGCAGTAAAAACGATCAGAAACTTTATTAACGGCAACTGGGTGGAAGTGGCGGGGGCAAAATTGGAGGACGTGCCTAATCCGGCGACGGGCGAGACGATTGCCCAAGTGCCGCTGTCGTCACAGGAAGATGTCGACCAGGCGGTGGCGGTGGCGAAAGAGGCGTATGAGACGTGGCGGACAGTCCCAGTGCCGCAACGGACGCGCATCTTGTATGCGTACCACCAACTGCTGACGAAAAACAACGAAGAGCTAGCAGAAATTATTACGCTGGAAAACGGGAAGTCACTCACGGATGCGCGCGGTGAGGTGCAGCGGGGGATTGAAGTCGTTGAGATGGCGACGGCGACGCCGACGTTAATGATGGAAGACGGCCTCGCGAACATTGCTGCCGGAATAGACGGGGGCATTTATCGCTACCCGCTCGGTGTCGTCGCTGGCATTACGCCGTTTAACTTTCCGATGATGGTTCCGCTGTGGATGTTTCCGCTGGCGATTGCCTGTGGCAACACGTTCGTCTTGAAACCATCGGAACGGACGCCGATCTTAGCGGAACACCTCGTCAATTACATGATGGAAGCCGGTTTACCTGCCGGGGTGCTAAACGTCGTGCACGGTGCCCACGACGTCGTTAACGGGCTGCTCACACACGAAGATGTGGCGGCGATTTCCTTTGTCGGCTCACAGCCGGTGGCCGAGCATGTGTACAAGACGGGCGCTGCGCACGGCAAGCGTGTCCAAGCGTTAGCCGGCGCGAAAAACCACGCCATCGTCATGCCTGACTGCCACATGGAAAAGACGGTGCAAGGCATTTTGGCGGCGGCGTTTGGCAGTTCGGGGGAACGGTGCATGGCCTGCTCAGTCGTCGTCGCTTTAGAAGAGGTTGCCGACGAGCTCGTCGCGCAATTGGTGGCGGGTGCGAAGGAGCTGAAAGTCGGCGACGGCATGGATGAAGCGGCGTTTTTTGGTCCGCTCATTCGCGAAGCGCATCGCGACCGCGTCGCCAGTTACGTCGACCGCGGTGTTGCGGAAGGGGCAAGCCTGTTGTTGGACGGAAGAGTGGTCGAAGTGGGCGCCGGCTATTACTTGGGTGCAACTATTTTTGACCACGTCACCCCGGAGATGGCGATCTGGAGGGACGAGATTTTTGGACCGGTACTTTCGGTTGTCCGCGTAAAAAACTTGGAGGAAGGCATTGCGCTCGTCAATCGGTCGCAGTTTGCTAACGGTGCCGTCATTTACACGTCGAGCGGTAAATCCGTGCAGCAGTTCCGGGATGCAATCGATGCCGGGATGATCGGGGTCAATGTGAACGTGCCCGCGCCGATGGCTTTCTTCGCTTTTGCCGGCAATAAAGCGTCGTTTTATGGAGATTTAGGGACGAACGGCAGGGACGGTGTACAATTTTATACGCGTAAAAAAGTCGTCACGCAGCGCTGGTTTTAA
- a CDS encoding enoyl-CoA hydratase-related protein, which yields MNFKNIQLEIAQGVARLTLNHPPANTLSVETLREISTAVDAIAQNDAVKAAILTGAGKFFCAGAHIKEFPEALGSEEKGEEMARYGQAVCDKIEQLNKPVIAVINGPCLGGGLELALSCHIRLATNDAQLGLPELKLGLIPGFGGTQRLARLTNVALAYEFILTSRVVTGAEAEKIGLVNRALPLDQLMPEAEQLSRLIAEEKSAVSVARAITAIRYGRDATLADGLKREAQLFGELMTTHDATEGVNAFIEKRPATFNDR from the coding sequence TTGAATTTTAAGAACATCCAATTAGAAATCGCGCAAGGAGTCGCCCGCCTCACCTTAAATCATCCGCCCGCTAATACGTTAAGTGTCGAGACGCTGCGGGAAATATCCACTGCTGTTGACGCCATTGCGCAAAACGATGCGGTCAAAGCGGCAATCTTGACCGGAGCAGGGAAATTTTTTTGTGCCGGCGCCCACATTAAGGAGTTCCCCGAAGCGCTTGGCAGTGAGGAAAAAGGAGAAGAAATGGCCCGTTACGGCCAAGCCGTGTGCGACAAAATCGAACAACTGAACAAACCAGTCATTGCGGTGATTAACGGCCCCTGTCTCGGAGGCGGCTTGGAACTCGCCCTAAGTTGCCACATCCGACTCGCAACAAACGACGCCCAGCTCGGCTTGCCTGAATTGAAGCTCGGTCTCATCCCCGGGTTCGGTGGCACGCAGCGGCTCGCCCGCTTAACAAATGTCGCGCTGGCGTATGAATTTATTTTAACGAGCCGCGTCGTCACCGGTGCAGAAGCAGAAAAAATCGGCCTCGTGAACCGCGCGCTGCCACTCGATCAGCTGATGCCCGAAGCGGAGCAGCTATCCCGCCTCATCGCGGAAGAAAAAAGCGCCGTTTCCGTCGCCAGAGCGATCACCGCCATCCGCTACGGAAGAGACGCGACCTTAGCAGACGGCCTTAAACGAGAGGCACAACTTTTTGGGGAGTTAATGACGACACACGATGCCACCGAAGGAGTCAACGCCTTTATCGAAAAAAGGCCGGCTACATTTAACGATCGATAA
- a CDS encoding alpha/beta hydrolase: MNRTTFTYPSPGKDNVTIHALKWEGTETPRAVMQIAHGMAEHIARYEQFAQFLVSHGFVVYGNDHRGHGQTAGGKENLGYFADVDGFECVVDDMYVLTQIIRRKHQDLPLFLFGHSMGSFLSRRYVQRYGSDLSGVILCGTGGDPGMLGKVGLRIAKREVRRKGAKTLSPTMDKLIFGNYNRRFRPARTAFDWLNRDKAEVDKYVADPLCGNVMSASFYVDLLSGILAIHRMENVKKTPSTLPIFLIAGADDPVGNYGKGVRQVQALYERAGVEDVTCKLYSDRRHELLNEKRKEEVYGDVVSWLAQRLV, from the coding sequence ATGAACCGCACAACATTTACTTATCCATCTCCAGGGAAGGACAATGTGACGATCCATGCGCTTAAGTGGGAAGGAACCGAGACGCCACGTGCCGTCATGCAAATAGCCCACGGTATGGCCGAGCACATTGCCCGCTATGAACAGTTTGCCCAGTTTCTAGTGTCACACGGCTTTGTCGTCTACGGTAACGACCACCGCGGTCACGGACAAACAGCGGGAGGCAAAGAGAACTTAGGCTACTTTGCCGATGTCGACGGGTTTGAATGCGTCGTCGACGACATGTATGTTTTGACACAAATTATCCGCCGCAAGCATCAGGACTTGCCGCTGTTTTTATTTGGCCACAGTATGGGTTCTTTTTTGTCACGGCGTTACGTACAGCGGTACGGTAGCGACCTTAGCGGCGTCATCCTCTGTGGCACCGGTGGCGATCCCGGTATGCTAGGAAAGGTCGGGCTGCGCATCGCTAAGCGGGAAGTGAGGCGCAAAGGAGCGAAAACGCTCAGCCCGACGATGGACAAACTAATCTTCGGCAATTACAACCGCCGCTTCCGCCCAGCGCGGACGGCGTTTGACTGGTTGAACCGCGACAAAGCAGAAGTGGACAAATACGTAGCCGACCCGTTGTGTGGGAATGTCATGAGTGCGAGTTTTTACGTGGACTTGCTAAGCGGGATTCTCGCGATTCACCGTATGGAAAATGTGAAAAAGACGCCTTCAACGCTCCCAATTTTCCTCATCGCTGGCGCAGATGACCCGGTCGGCAATTACGGCAAAGGCGTACGCCAGGTGCAGGCGCTCTACGAGAGGGCGGGGGTGGAAGATGTGACGTGTAAGTTGTATTCCGACAGGCGCCACGAACTTTTAAACGAAAAAAGGAAGGAAGAGGTGTACGGTGACGTTGTGAGCTGGTTGGCGCAGCGGTTGGTGTGA
- a CDS encoding NAD(P)-dependent oxidoreductase: MKRIGVIGLGKMGLPMAKNLLQSGFEVHGIDVNREAERALAEEGGQIGSTIPELVQKVDAILTSLPTPGVVKDVYLGTDGLLAHTPKRVVLVDTSTVSPSLNVDIGTQAKEKGLKYVGAPVSGGVIGAVNRTLTFMVGGPRAVLDDVHDIVNVLGANIFHVGENEGSGTVVKLMNNLFIGFYTSAVAEVLTLAKECGIAHEQLFDILNVSYGQSRIYERNYKEYIAAGDYTPGFTISLLLKDLDLAMELADAHGLNLPVSKMLAAVYEQAEQEGYGANDMAYLYEIVKAQAGARVAGS; this comes from the coding sequence GTGAAACGCATTGGCGTGATCGGGCTTGGGAAGATGGGCTTGCCAATGGCGAAAAACTTGTTGCAGAGCGGTTTTGAGGTTCATGGGATCGATGTGAACCGCGAGGCGGAGCGGGCACTGGCGGAGGAAGGGGGCCAAATCGGATCGACCATCCCAGAGCTCGTGCAAAAAGTGGACGCCATTTTGACGAGTTTGCCCACCCCCGGAGTCGTCAAGGACGTGTATCTGGGGACAGACGGATTGCTCGCCCATACACCGAAGCGCGTGGTGCTCGTCGATACGAGTACCGTGTCCCCAAGTTTGAATGTAGATATCGGCACGCAAGCGAAAGAAAAAGGGCTCAAGTACGTCGGCGCTCCCGTCAGTGGCGGCGTGATCGGGGCGGTGAACCGTACGTTGACCTTCATGGTCGGGGGACCGAGAGCTGTGCTGGACGACGTGCACGACATCGTCAACGTGCTCGGTGCGAATATTTTTCACGTCGGTGAAAACGAGGGCAGCGGGACGGTTGTCAAGTTGATGAACAACCTGTTTATCGGTTTTTATACGTCAGCTGTAGCGGAAGTGCTTACATTGGCCAAGGAGTGTGGCATCGCCCACGAGCAGTTGTTCGACATTTTGAACGTCAGCTACGGACAAAGCCGCATTTATGAGCGCAATTATAAGGAGTATATCGCCGCAGGGGATTACACGCCCGGGTTTACGATTAGTTTGCTGTTAAAAGACTTAGATCTAGCGATGGAGCTTGCCGACGCCCACGGTTTAAACTTGCCGGTGAGCAAAATGTTGGCCGCCGTTTATGAGCAGGCGGAGCAAGAGGGCTACGGCGCGAACGACATGGCGTATTTATACGAAATTGTCAAGGCGCAGGCGGGGGCGCGAGTGGCGGGAAGTTGA
- a CDS encoding acyl-CoA dehydrogenase family protein — protein sequence MSQQSESALRTIGFLNDDSHAEAIVTPEDMTAEHRLIAKTTADFVDEEIRPHLETLDKKNFSLALKLFQQAGELGLMGAGIPEAYGGLGLDPLSAALVTEKIAPTSGFAVAHNIHVGPGTLPLVYFGTEQQKQKYLPALASGEKIAAYALTEPGSGSDALAAKATAQLDESGSFYLLDGEKQWITNASIADVFIVFAKVDREKLTAFIVERDFPGVSTGVEEKKMGIHSCSTATLLLDRAKVPTENVLGTIGRGHEVALNILNLARHKLAVSNVGLAKRALEVAVQYAGVREQFRTPLSSFPLIQEKLADMAIAVYAAESAVYRTIGLLTEQLEKLPSEGALDRGHVVQALSAQIIECALNKFYASEVLDFVVDEAVQIHGGYGYMAEYEVETMYRDARINRIFEGTNEINRLTVARTLVKKALGGDIDPQQKARLYGARPCGGVNGTDHGGKTDAVCKTEAVVGADTDTAGGLTHKGTLAENALATAYERLHDGKGAFWLTFDAALRTYDKRLNDEQEVLANIADTVNELYAMEAVIKRTEKAVASGDRTGEWKHGIATVFCQEAFDRILLHTRETLAKLAEDGDANETSGASDTSSVSSTISASSTRASRSSAAAAARFVGECMMKPRLNVIARKRTIAAKVIAAERYPM from the coding sequence ATGTCGCAACAGAGTGAAAGTGCTTTGCGCACGATCGGGTTTTTAAACGACGACTCCCATGCGGAGGCAATTGTCACACCGGAAGACATGACTGCCGAACACCGCCTCATCGCCAAAACGACGGCAGACTTTGTCGACGAGGAAATTCGTCCACACTTAGAAACGCTAGATAAAAAAAATTTTTCACTGGCGCTTAAGCTGTTTCAACAAGCGGGGGAACTGGGCCTAATGGGTGCAGGCATTCCGGAAGCGTATGGCGGGTTAGGCCTCGATCCACTCAGTGCCGCCTTAGTTACAGAAAAAATCGCGCCGACGAGCGGCTTTGCCGTCGCGCACAACATTCACGTCGGTCCGGGGACGTTGCCGCTCGTCTACTTCGGAACCGAACAGCAAAAACAAAAGTACCTCCCCGCATTAGCTTCAGGGGAAAAAATAGCAGCTTACGCGCTAACCGAGCCTGGTTCCGGTTCGGACGCCTTAGCTGCAAAAGCGACGGCACAGTTAGACGAAAGCGGTTCATTTTATTTGTTAGACGGGGAAAAGCAGTGGATTACGAATGCGTCCATCGCCGACGTCTTTATCGTCTTCGCTAAAGTGGATCGGGAAAAGTTAACCGCTTTTATCGTTGAACGGGACTTTCCTGGAGTCAGCACCGGCGTCGAAGAGAAAAAAATGGGCATCCACAGCTGCTCGACAGCAACACTCCTTCTAGATCGCGCCAAAGTGCCGACAGAAAACGTACTCGGTACGATCGGACGCGGGCACGAAGTCGCCTTGAACATTTTAAACTTAGCCCGCCACAAATTAGCTGTATCCAACGTCGGACTCGCAAAAAGGGCGCTCGAAGTAGCCGTCCAATACGCGGGCGTTCGGGAACAATTCCGCACGCCGCTGTCGTCGTTCCCACTTATCCAAGAAAAATTAGCGGACATGGCGATCGCCGTATACGCCGCGGAAAGCGCCGTCTACCGCACGATCGGCCTGTTGACGGAGCAATTGGAGAAATTGCCGAGTGAAGGGGCACTAGATCGCGGCCATGTGGTGCAAGCGCTGTCTGCGCAAATTATCGAATGTGCGCTAAACAAGTTTTATGCTTCAGAAGTGCTCGACTTTGTCGTCGACGAAGCGGTACAAATCCACGGCGGCTACGGTTATATGGCCGAATACGAAGTGGAAACGATGTATCGCGACGCGCGCATTAACCGCATTTTCGAAGGGACGAATGAAATAAACCGCCTCACCGTGGCCCGCACGTTGGTTAAAAAAGCATTAGGCGGTGACATCGACCCGCAGCAAAAAGCGCGTCTTTACGGCGCAAGGCCTTGCGGCGGTGTCAACGGTACCGATCACGGGGGTAAAACAGATGCTGTGTGTAAGACTGAGGCCGTCGTTGGCGCAGACACTGACACCGCAGGCGGATTAACTCACAAAGGCACACTTGCCGAGAATGCACTTGCCACCGCGTACGAACGCCTACACGATGGGAAAGGCGCCTTTTGGCTCACCTTCGACGCCGCGCTACGCACATACGACAAGAGGCTCAACGACGAACAAGAGGTACTCGCCAATATCGCGGATACCGTCAATGAGCTGTACGCGATGGAAGCGGTCATTAAGCGTACCGAGAAAGCTGTTGCAAGTGGCGACCGAACAGGCGAATGGAAGCACGGTATCGCGACAGTTTTCTGTCAGGAAGCGTTTGACCGCATCCTCCTCCACACGAGAGAGACGTTAGCCAAACTAGCCGAAGACGGGGACGCAAACGAAACAAGCGGCGCCAGCGACACCAGCTCCGTTAGTAGCACCATCTCTGCCAGTAGCACCCGCGCTTCCCGCTCTAGCGCAGCCGCAGCCGCGCGGTTCGTCGGCGAATGTATGATGAAACCGCGCCTTAATGTCATCGCTCGCAAACGAACCATTGCCGCAAAAGTGATTGCCGCCGAACGCTACCCCATGTAA